The Gossypium hirsutum isolate 1008001.06 chromosome D06, Gossypium_hirsutum_v2.1, whole genome shotgun sequence genome contains the following window.
atataatattatataataaataattgaaatatttcTTTAAAATGATGTTCATCGTCTCAAATATGGCCTAGATTTGAGTCGTACTAGCCGTGTTTGTTGTTCGAATTTTACctgttattataatttaaaaaaaaaaaggaacactAAGCTTAATTTATCATCATATATTTCTCTTTTGTAAAACTTAAACAAAACTCAATCTTGtcaaaatcaaattgaattggtTGATGGATTCCTATCaattttattgatgacatataattaaaaataatacaaatcacgacaaaagataaaatttgaaaatggtgGTTTAATTGATTGAGGGCTGATCTTTGGATGGGTATTTTTTTAGTGCAgtgtgtttaattttatttttgtcttaCGCTACAGTATTTAATCATATTATCATTGTTGTTTTTAAATTAACTGTATGTAATCGCACTATCCATCTAAAGAgacttaattatattttttaagagcTAAGTCATATGAAAAATgactttataactttttataatgaTTAGATCAAGTATGCATGTTTTAGAAATCATGATTTGGAACTGTTTTAATTTTATGGTTGCAGTATCAATTTCAAATGGATCTCCTATATATTGTATACCAAAAGTATCTATTTTACCAAATACCAAATCCAAATTTCCTACTTCTCACTTGTTTTATATatgcttttaatttctttttctttgaaaaataataagaatatatatatggaGAATGATTCAATAAAATTTACCGGGTTTTACACTATTTCGTAATTTTTATATGAttagtatttcaataattcaacagttgaatttatcaatatatttatatttttcatacatgtaaaattttgaATCGGTCCAATATCTCTATCGCATCAATCTAAAATatcatttatattaatatatatttaacgaatggaagttttttttacataaaataaatatttataaatttttaatttatatcaaacTTGACGTGTATGATCTACATAAATAGCACATAAAATATGACAGTTAGATTGTTATATTGTTAGCCATAAAAAAGGTTATGAAACAGTGTAAAACCAATTAAGTATTACATTAATATAAGTGTatctctcatatatatatatatataacgtaaaattattatttttatttaatttgggtCTTTAGAATATAGTATAGATCATAATTGAAGCATTGATTGTGTTAGTCCTAATGCTCAAATTTAAGTTCCATCATGTATAAATGATTGAAAGGTTTCAATCAATCGAgtctcaatttaattaaaaaaattaaaaaatttatttattttataaataataaatattattatgagagtatttttgtcattttatattttatgtaaaatttagagagtatttttattgttttatattttttataaaatctaaaaaaatgcaTGTGATGAAATTTGATCCTAAAACACCatgatttttaatatattagcTTTACAATTTGAACCAAAACCTCGTTAtttctatattaatttttttataaatatatttattatataatttttttccacaTGGAGTTATACcataagttttctaaatttttgcCAACTATGTTGCAATTACTAAACGAACGTAGATTTAAATACACTTAAGCAtgttttttcttctaatttaagGGAGGGGGAAAGTAATTTAGTATAAAAAAATCCTTtaaattttcctttaattttatttgaaaaattttacACAGCAAAATATTACTACatattttttgctttttttatgtaaatcatgttcattaacaaaaatattagaGGAAAATATTTTTGCACTTTTTTGGGTGTTAATCAAgtgatatttaatatattattttattttaaaaatatttttttcttttgatcaaCACTTGTTAAGTTAAagcttcatcttttttttttaaataagatcTCGAGTTTAAATCttatagataaagaaaataatattaaaaattttttatcACTATTTAAATATTCAACCCAACtcgaatttaattttaaaaaatctaatataattACTGAATcctgagaaaaaaaaatgtttaatcaCATTCATGCCGAAATTATGAGATTCATTTTTTCATTGATCGCAACCAAAAGCTAAATTATTGCTGAACCTATGGACCAGCTTGAAAGGTTGGCAAAGCATGTTTAGAGAAAATATCTAACTATTTTGAAGCTTATATTACCCAACTCTATATCTCCACTACCATTTTAATACTGATATTTTGAAGTCAACTTGACTCGAGCAATCAAATTGGATCGATTGGTTAgatagaaaattaattaaaatattagttcaaacaaagaaattaaattgaCCTTTGAGTGAATTACTTAGAATTGATAAAAAGTCGAGGACAAAAAACTTGACGGTTGAATCCTTTAaaccaatttataatttttagtattttattaatatattaattgagTGGTCGActaattgtttatttaattattgtttattTAATCTGATCGATTTAACCATTGATCTAGATTTTATAACactaattttaaaatcttaaatttgagtTTTACTATATGTATATGCACAAGTTTTCTtccaaaataagtaaatataaataaatagtgcttagaaaaaaatataaatagcgACAACACTATTCATGATGAAGCAATTTGCCATCTAAAAGTCAAAAAGTTAAATTTTGGTCCCAATTTTAGTGATGCAATAACTGAGACCCTAACTCAAGTCCTCCAATCACGTAAGCTAAAAATTTTCTTTATACTTctttaatggtttaattttactctcaaaccctatattttttgaatttttaaaatttaactatacATTTTTATCGTAATCATAAGTATCCACTATCGGTAGCAGTAATTAATTCTTTCGTAGCAGGTATTTCTCGAAGAGGTAAATGGCTGACCATGAAATGTACTCCATTCTCATGAGCAAGAATAGAACCTCGACCACATAATGGATGAACTGTGTAACTTTTAACTTTAGGAATTTTGTCCCTCTAtcttatttgattttaaaattgaagTCCAATTAATGATaactttattaaatttgaatatgtgaaattaattggattttaatttttaaatcaagccTCGAATATTTAAATGCctcatatttaattaaaaaaagtatatattagtataataaaatattaatatatattttttaaactttcgatattcaataataatattgaatcTCAATTAAATCTAAAGTCAAGTTAAACCATAATCTTATAAAAAAGAAAAgctctattatatatatatatagatatagatataaacTCGAATCCAAAACTTTATTGGATTATTGTAGCTATATCTATATAATAATATAGGGTTAATCTATTTTTGGGTTGAACTTAGCAATAGTTCCTACATtgggatttaaatttttttttattcaagttattcTCTGAACTTGACAACTATTCTCGTATTAAGACATGAAGTAGGCAATTGTTCACACTGggacttgaattttttttgttcaagttaatccctaaacttggataaataaaattcaaatctcaatatGGGTAGAGACAAATTTAAGGGGGACAAGCAGAGGCCTTGCCccctaaaattgaaaattattcaatttaatcccatcttaaataatgaaattttaagttaatatatggCAAAATTTAACTTTGactcctaaaaataaaaaaattaatatttaatccttttaaaaataatgaaatcataaattaataaatgataaaattatatttttatgtctcaaaaatttataattttatttcggccctcattaaaaaaattctagatTCGCCCCTAAATATGggaacaattgccaagttcaaggactaacatgaatgaaaaaaaaattaaacctcaaTATGGAAACAATCACGAGATTCAGGGACTAACATAGAAATAAAAAATCTCAAGCCTCTATGAAAAGAATCTCTTATCTTCTGCCTATCTCTCGTTCCTTCGGCTGATCCTTAACTTGTCGgtttatttacttactttccgtttttctcgattttctcttttattttccttccttttttcccttcgtttttttttctttgattttgatCATCAAAAAAGGCTTCTTTCATAACACAAGCTTTCCTTCAACTTCCAAAGATTCGTAATTCTCTAAAAACTTTGCTCTGATCGCTGATCAAAATCGACCCTTTTGATCATTTCATCTCTATACTAACACTTAGAGTCTtgatttttatctataattttttcatttaaaaaaataatttatgctTTAATTATTGTAATTGAGTGTTGATCTTTGGtgggtttttatttttccctttaaaGATATTATCTTTACACAAAAAATATCTgatatatgatatttttatttgtttcaaattgtgGGGTAGGTTCTGAAAGAGGGaccaaaaagaaagatggtttgtTTGCAAGGACCGGTGATTTGCCCCGCCGTTGATAGCAAGCAAGTTGGGGTTTATACGCTGCCGTTTAATGGGCCTTTTCCGAGGACTAGATTGCATCGAAGTGATATATGGGGATATAGAGGGATAGTTGATGGAAAAGGTAAGCCACGTGGCATTTCCGGTCACCTGAAACGGCGGAGGAGGTTTAACACCACGGTGCAGTGTATGTTTAGTTCATCTTCCGATGGGAATGGAAGTATGGCTGAGAATTTCAATGAGAACAATGAAGATTATGTTAATTCTAGTGTGGTTGAAGCTGGTATGTGGTTTTTAAGCTAATGAATTACTTCGTATTTGATGTTATTGTCGTATTCGAATTCGATATAGACTCGGGTTTTATATGTAGAGAATTGTTGATATGTTGTTGTATGAATTCAGATATAGAATCGGTTTTTTGTATATGGATAATTgttgatatgatatgaaatgatatgatatatatgtttgtttcataTGTAGTTGAGGTGAGGAGTGGAGCTGATGGATTTATGATCAAAATGAGGGATGGTAAGCATTTAAGATGTGTCCATAACAATCCTCAAGGTGGTCATCTCCCGGATTATGCACCGCATCCTGCTATCGTTCTGAAGATGGAAGATGGGACCGGTCTTCTTCTCCCGATCATTGTTTGTATGTGATCATTTTACTTGATCCTTCTATCTCTTGGCTCTGTTTATTAGCTTTTATTGTTGACGTTTGATTTCAATTTCAGTGGAGATGCCAAGTGCGTTGCTCATGGCAGCATTACGTAATGTCCAAATCGTATGTTATTGCTTTCTCTCCCATTGAGTTAGGATTGGAATCGGTTTTGTATTGAATATGAATCATAACATATGTTTTGACTATCATTTCCAGGCTAGACCTACTATGTATCAAGTAGTGAAGAACATGATTGACAAGATGGGCTACACGGTACAGTTCATTTCTGCCACCATATTCGGACTTATCTTCATTCATTCGAGATCTGATTGTGAATTCATGATGTTTATGTCGGGTTTTTGCAGGTAAAGCTTGTTCGAGTTACTAAAAGAGTACACGAGGCCTATTTTGCACAGCTTTATCTGACCAAGGTATACATGTACTTCAATGTTGAACTTCCGGTTCCACTATTAGCACATTCGTGTGACATTTAACTTGGGGATATTCTTGTATAGTCTTCATCGACTCATGTTGGATGATGTTCTCACAGGTCGGTGATGAGACAGAGTCTGTCTGTTTTGACCTTAGGCCTTCTGATGCCATCAACATTGCCGTGAGGTGCAAGGTACTCGTTACGTGTTATTTTCTAGTATAGTTCCtttttggtaaaagtatcatggaggtccCTGTAGTAGGAGTCGGATTGTGTTTTGCCCTCTCTAgtcaaaaaatgggtaaattagtccctTTATGTTAGAACAAAGAGCAAACTggtttttctgttaaaaattagtCCCTGTATGTCATGCTGACGTACATTGTCTAGTTATTCCATCGAGCACAacagtttttaacagtacaaatagatgaatttttaacagaaaggactaatttgctctttgatctaaatatatagggattaatttgctgATTTTTAAGAGGGGGAAAATGCAATTTAACTTCTAGTACAAGAGcttctatggtacttttaccattccttttcttttttctttcttaccAAATGCTTGTGTTATGCAGGTACCTATACAAGTTAACAAGTACTTGGCATACAGTGACGGTATGTGCGTAATCGAACCAGGGAAGTTGTCAACACAGTCCCCAGCTTCAGACGGCTTATTATTCACCGAACTTGATCAGTTAGATTGCTTTTGCTCTTTTATCAAGATAATAGAACACGCTTACACTTGCAGTTTCCAAACAGTTAGAATGTAACATGCTTTAATTTACGTTTCCAGGCCAAGCGGTCAGCATTGCCTCGACACAGAGGAGTTCAACATTGTCTGTGACTTAAACAAGGCTATCAATCAGGAACGCTACAAGGATGCCGGTAACATCCTCTCACTCGTTCTCCCTTATCTATTCAATTGTAGCTTGCGTCTTTTAACATATATCATTGTGATACTCTCCGACAGCCGACTTGAGAGACAAGCTAGGTCAGTTTCGAGCTCAAAGGAACTTGAAGAAATATACGTGACAGGTGGTGTTAATAAACCCAAATTAGGTTGAATCCTTTAAGGTCTAATTGTGTTTCTTATATTAGTCTCCGGCTCCAGTCAATAGACCATTGACGAGTTCTTATTGATGTCTCAGTTGTTCCATTGCCGACTCCGATTGTAAATAGGAATTATTGTTGGAAGCCGATAAACTCAGCTGGGCAGTGGCAACATACGGTAGCGAAGCAATCGGTTCGGTTATATATATGTTATCTTCTACCAAATATGTAAGGGGGGAAGTATgtaaatatatgtatagataCATACATTTAAGAAAAATGGGATGTAATATGCTAGATTAAGCTCGTTGGTTTATGCTTATCAATTTATAATGCCATTTTTAATActaaaaatggataaaattttactttttgatttaatgtagaaatattaatttaaatttttttaataaagggaataaaatataatttaactcttaatataaggacagattaatttgattatttttttaacaaaatataatctaactcttaatataaGGACATACTAGCAGATCAATTAAATGTAAGAtcaattaaatgttttaaatttaaggcgattgaaattgaaattattCAAACTCGAAATTGGCTCTAACTAAAATTACCCTAATTTTTTAAGACTCAAATTAAACCGATACATATttaaaaaactttcaaaattcacTCAactgaaaatatt
Protein-coding sequences here:
- the LOC107935093 gene encoding bifunctional nuclease 1, which encodes MVCLQGPVICPAVDSKQVGVYTLPFNGPFPRTRLHRSDIWGYRGIVDGKGKPRGISGHLKRRRRFNTTVQCMFSSSSDGNGSMAENFNENNEDYVNSSVVEAVEVRSGADGFMIKMRDGKHLRCVHNNPQGGHLPDYAPHPAIVLKMEDGTGLLLPIIVLEMPSALLMAALRNVQIARPTMYQVVKNMIDKMGYTVKLVRVTKRVHEAYFAQLYLTKVGDETESVCFDLRPSDAINIAVRCKVPIQVNKYLAYSDGMCVIEPGKLSTQSPASDGLLFTELDQPSGQHCLDTEEFNIVCDLNKAINQERYKDAADLRDKLGQFRAQRNLKKYT